The segment CTGATGCACCTGATCAGCATTGCTGTAATTGCAATGCTTTTGATTATTTCCGGACTTGTATCCGGATCGGAAGTTGCTTTTTTCTCTCTTAAACCTGAAGATCTTGACCGTTGTCGCGAAAGTGAGGAGCGAAGTGACAAGACAATTCTTGAACTCCTCGGCAAACCCCGTCAACTCCTGGCTACGATACTGATCATGAACAATACGGTCAACGTAGGCATTGTAACACTGGCTACTTTTCTGATGTGGGAACTTTCAGGAACACGCAGACCCGAAGAGATTATTGTAGGCGTTGTAACCTTTGTGATCGCTTTTGTGCTCACCTTTTTCGGAGAGATCGTTCCTAAAGTATATGCCACCAAAAATAATCTCTCCTTTGCACGCTTCATGGCAGCCGGTTGGCGTGTACTTATCGTAATTTGCAAGCCCATCTCCGCACCGTTAATGACCATGAGTAATTTTGTGGAAAGGCGGGTGGAGAAAAAAGGCTATCAAACCACGGTTGAGGAATTAAATCAAGCCCTTGAACTGGCCACCAGCACGGATGAAACCAGCGCTGAAGAAAAAGAAATTTTGCGCGGCATTGTAAACTTTGGTACGCTCAGCGTGCGTCAAGTCATGCGTTCCCGCGTTGATATTTCTGCTGTTGATAGCGAGCTGAATTTCTTTGAACTCATGGAGTTCATCAATAAATCGGGCTTTTCGCGATTACCTGTCTATCGCGAGTCGCTGGATAAGATTGAGGGACTGCTCTATATAAAAGACTTGCTACCCTATTTGGATCAGGATGCCGGTTTTGCCTGGCAAAAATTGTTGCGTACTCCGTTTTTCGTACCGGAAACCAAAAAGGTCGACTCCCTACTAAAGGATTTTCAGGAAAAACGAATTCACATGGCATTGGTTGTTGATGAATATGGTGGTACGGCCGGCCTCATAACCCTGGAGGATGTGATTGAAGAAATTATCGGTGAAATCAATGACGAATTTGATGAGGCCGGACTGGCCTATCAGAAAATTGATGAGCATACTTTTGCCTTTGAAGGAAAAACTTCACTTCATGATTTTTGCAAAGCGTTGGATGTTGAGCCAAACACCTTTGATGAAATAAAGGGTGAAAGCGAATCACTGGGTGGAGTTATACTGGAAATAAATAAAGGTTTTCCAAAAGCCGGTGATCAGATTCAGTATAATCAATTTACCTTTACCATTGAGGCCGTGGATAAGAAGCGCATAAAACGGGTGAAGGTGCATGTTCATGAACAAAAGAGTCTTTAAGGGTTACGGGTCGCGGGTTATGGGTGGCCGTTTGTTCCGCGCTTTCTTGTTTGGGCTTGTTCTTATCATTTTGTCTTCATGCCAGCGGGATTATTTACCCAAGCCGATGGGGTATAACCGATTGATTTTACCTGAACCCTCCTACCAGGTATTGCCCGACTCTTTTCCGTACACCTTCGAATTTTCCAAACACGCGCGCTTGTTGCCCGACACGGCCGGCTTTCATGAGCGCTACTGGATTGAGCTGTACTACCCCGCATTAAAATCGAATATTCATATCACCTACAAGGAAATTAACAGCAACGAGCAACTGCTAAAAGAATTCATGAACGATGCGTATACACTCGTTGCCAAACATCAGATCAAAGCATCA is part of the Cyclobacteriaceae bacterium genome and harbors:
- the gldE gene encoding gliding motility-associated protein GldE translates to MDEPPSYTLLQLLSGLSLMHLISIAVIAMLLIISGLVSGSEVAFFSLKPEDLDRCRESEERSDKTILELLGKPRQLLATILIMNNTVNVGIVTLATFLMWELSGTRRPEEIIVGVVTFVIAFVLTFFGEIVPKVYATKNNLSFARFMAAGWRVLIVICKPISAPLMTMSNFVERRVEKKGYQTTVEELNQALELATSTDETSAEEKEILRGIVNFGTLSVRQVMRSRVDISAVDSELNFFELMEFINKSGFSRLPVYRESLDKIEGLLYIKDLLPYLDQDAGFAWQKLLRTPFFVPETKKVDSLLKDFQEKRIHMALVVDEYGGTAGLITLEDVIEEIIGEINDEFDEAGLAYQKIDEHTFAFEGKTSLHDFCKALDVEPNTFDEIKGESESLGGVILEINKGFPKAGDQIQYNQFTFTIEAVDKKRIKRVKVHVHEQKSL
- the gldD gene encoding gliding motility lipoprotein GldD; this translates as MGGRLFRAFLFGLVLIILSSCQRDYLPKPMGYNRLILPEPSYQVLPDSFPYTFEFSKHARLLPDTAGFHERYWIELYYPALKSNIHITYKEINSNEQLLKEFMNDAYTLVAKHQIKASAIDEVITQNPFGRTAIVAELQGEVPSQMQFTITDSTKNFLRGALYFNTKVHNDSLKPAIEYMKKDIMHLVNTFDWSKK